In Triticum dicoccoides isolate Atlit2015 ecotype Zavitan unplaced genomic scaffold, WEW_v2.0 scaffold139046, whole genome shotgun sequence, the following are encoded in one genomic region:
- the LOC119343743 gene encoding protein STRICTOSIDINE SYNTHASE-LIKE 10-like, whose product DATVLQPRMTYPNGVALSADRTHLVVASTGPCKLLRHWIKGVDAGKSEPLADLPGYPDNVRPDRKGGYWVALHRERNELPFGRDSHLLAVRVAADGKIVEEMRGPKKVRPTEIMERDDGKLYLGSVELPYVGVVERK is encoded by the coding sequence GATGCCACCGTGCTCCAACCAAGGATGACATACCCGAACGGCGTCGCGCTCAGCGCCGACCGCACGCACCTCGTGGTCGCATCTACTGGCCCGTGCAAGCTGCTGAGGCACTGGATCAAAGGGGTCGACGCGGGCAAGTCCGAGCCTTTGGCCGACCTGCCGGGCTACCCAGATAACGTGAGGCCCGACAGGAAAGGAGGCTACTGGGTGGCGTTGCACCGTGAGAGAAATGAGTTGCCCTTTGGTCGTGATAGCCATCTTCTTGCTGTGAGGGTCGCTGCTGATGGGAAGATAGTCGAGGAGATGAGAGGGCCAAAGAAAGTCAGGCCAACCGAGATCATGGAAAGAGATGACGGCAAACTCTACTTGGGCTCGGTGGAGCTTCCTTATGTCGGCGTAGTAGAAAGGAAATAG